From Daphnia pulicaria isolate SC F1-1A chromosome 4, SC_F0-13Bv2, whole genome shotgun sequence, one genomic window encodes:
- the LOC124338252 gene encoding serine/threonine-protein kinase/endoribonuclease IRE2-like, whose amino-acid sequence MEIKLNREVLLGQGGFGAVFLGTFQGREVAVKRVELIRANANEGKNLKQINHPNVVQLFHVECTDDFKHFALELCTASLDQIFLEPNDPKKYNGPKLPYHFEIFSQLASGLEHIHSRNLIHRDIKPENILISVDSTGQDVKVTMKWADFGLSRAVNERGTFTMNSGVKGTSYWYAPELLRISHNFQSQPKKMEQPRGTVKSDVFALGLVYAFLLLDGEHIYGSHINEIHENILKGSAININKLERSHYAYDLINEMLKMEPNDRMSSSNIIERLKSEKLKLADKEKVMLQLCTIRDPIFPSTDQSEKLKTLIRQGVDVNVKNSNGSNALHLLCQYNSSERLIDIIQLFIQQGIDVNGENNYENNALHLLCKFNRSERLIDVIQLLIELGIDVNGENDEGDALHLLCQFNTSERLIDAMQLLIELGINVNEKTIYENNALHLLCRFNTSERIIDAIKLLIQGGFDVDGNNVRSFLWEKANINYDKIIKLFQSLTIDFIF is encoded by the exons atggaaatcaaattaaataggGAAGTACTGTTGGGACAAGGTGGCTTTGGTGCAGTGTTTCTGGGCACGTTTCAAGGCCGTGAAGTGGCGGTCAAAAGAGTTGAGCTTATTCGTGCTAATGCTAACGAGGGGAAAAATCTAAAACAGATAAATCATCCTAATGTCGTCCAACTCTTCCACGTCGAATGCACCGACGATTTCAA GCACTTTGCTTTGGAGCTGTGCACCGCATCATTAGATCAGATATTTCTAGAGCCTAACGATCCCAAAAAATACAACGGGCCTAAACTGCCgtatcattttgaaattttctcccAATTGGCTTCGGGTCTTGAGCACAttcattcaagaaatttaattcatCGAGACATCAAGCCGGAAAATATACTCATCTCGGTCGATTCCACGGGCCAAGACGTTAAGGTAACAATGAAATGGGCTGATTTTGGTCTGTCCCGGGCCGTGAATGAGCGAGGGACATTCACGATGAACAGTGGAGTAAAAGGAACAAGCTACTGGTACGCCCCTGAGTTACTAAGAATAAGTCATAATTTTCAGTCGCAACCAAAAAAGATGGAGCAGCCGAGAGGTACCGTCAAAAGTGACGTATTTGCTCTAGGCCTCGTCTacgcttttcttcttttagacGGAGAACATATTTACGGTTCTCATATAAATGAAATTcacgaaaacattttgaaagggAGTGCAATAAATATCAATA AATTAGAGCGGTCGCATTACGCGTACGATCTCATTAACGAAATGTTAAAAATGGAACCTAATGATCGAATGTCTTCATCAAATATAATTGAAAGACTCAAATCTGAAAAACTAAAG CTTGCAGATAAAGAAAAGGTTATGCTTCAACTGTGTACAATAAGAGATCCAATCTTCCCTTCGACAGATCAAagcgaaaaactaaaaaccttGATTCGCCAAGGAGTTGACGTGAACGTGAAAAACAGTAACGGAAGCAATGCACTACATTTACTGTGCCAATATAATTCAAGCGAAAGATTAATCGACATAATCCAATTATTTATCCAGCAAGGGATCGATGTCAATGGGGAAAACAACTATGAAAACAACGCACTCCATTTattatgtaaatttaatagaaGCGAAAGACTGATCGATGTAATCCAACTGTTAATCGAACTTGGGATCGATGTCAATGGGGAAAACGATGAAGGAGACGCACTCCATTTATTGTGTCAATTTAACACAAGTGAAAGATTGATCGATGCAATGCAATTGTTAATTGAACTCGGGATCAACGTCAATGAGAAAACCATCTACGAAAACAACGCACTCCATTTGTTGTGTCGATTTAATACAAGCGAAAGAATAATCGACGCAATCAAATTACTAATCCAAGGTGGATTTGATGTCGATGGCAACAATGTGCGCTCATTTCTATGGGAGAAGGCCAATATTAATTatgataaaattattaaactcTTTCAATCATTGACAATTGATTTCATCTTCTGA
- the LOC124338276 gene encoding chymotrypsinogen A-like, with product MLGDQKGFSKMIVFFAIVTLLSFCSPASSFAFLPRVSRTNDAVIVDFDGVGYAPSYQGKTLYGQITNPGFVLLPSFNPYYPMAYRQQEQTPNGWIYSYGYPTPLALEDVLPVRQTTTPVCGAGPAMPATRALSNERISGGTSAKKGAWPFMVALKKIDGSLFCTGSLISDTRVLLAAQCLEKLSLYELSAVTVLVGMFKTDQSDVQMTRRISKIFLHRQYNAATYANDIAIIVMDSPVVLAKGVASTVCLPPAGTDDDYVDQDAIILGWGAPTADIKPQNLEQAKVSIISNFDCKADTDRYAGQYVTDTTICTTVGNAVKYTCLTDVGGPVVILPSPGAWTIVGINSYTKSCSYRGLKTRVSAFRTWIDQYLTMD from the exons atgttGGGCGATCAAaaaggtttttcaaaaatgatcgTCTTTTTTGCGATCGTGACTCTGCTGAGCTTCTGCAGCCCGGCCTCCAGTTTCGCCTTCCTGCCTCGCGTCTCCCGTACAAACGACGCCGTCATCGTCGATT TTGACGGTGTGGGATATGCTCCATCTTATCAAGGCAAGACGCTGTACGGCCAAATAACCAATCCAGGATTCGTGCTGCTACCATCCTTCAATCCTTATTACCCAATGGCGTATCGCCAGCAGGAGCAGACGCCCAACGGATGGATCTATTCATACGGTTATCCTACTCCCCTTGCTCTTGAAGATGTCTTGCCCGTCAGGCAAACAACAACGCCTGTTTGCGGTGCTGGACCGGCCATGCCTGCTACACGAGCATTGTCTAACGAAAGGATCTCTGGCGGAACCTCAGCCAAAAAGGGAGCTTGGCCTTTCATG GTAGCcctgaaaaaaattgatggtTCGTTATTTTGCACGGGAAGTTTGATTAGTGACACACGAGTTTTATTGGCGGCTCAGTGTTTGGAAAA ACTGTCTTTGTACGAGTTAAGTGCTGTGACTGTATTGGTTGGGATGTTTAAGACGGACCAATCCGACGTCCAGATGACAAGGAGGATcagtaaaatatttcttcaCAGGCAATACAATGCTGCCACCTAT GCCAATGATATCGCCATCATTGTAATGGACTCTCCCGTGGTTCTTGCCAAGGGTGTTGCTTCCACTGTTTGCTTGCCACCGGCGGGTACCGATGACGATTACGTCGACCAGGATGCCATTATTTTGGGATGGGGAGCACCTACTGCTG ACATAAAACCCCAAAACCTGGAACAAGCCAAGGTTTCGATTATTTCTAACTTCGACTGCAAGGCCGACACCGACAGATATGCTGGTCAATATGTTACGGACACCACCATCTGCACTACTGTTGGAAATGCTGTAAAATACACATGCTTG ACTGACGTCGGCGGTCCAGTAGTTATTCTCCCTTCTCCAGGAGCCTGGACCATAGTCGGAATCAACAGCTACACCAAGA GTTGTTCATACCGTGGCCTTAAAACCAGAGTGTCGGCGTTCAGGACATGGATTGATCAATACTTGACCATGGATTAA
- the LOC124338300 gene encoding uncharacterized protein LOC124338300, with the protein MARLSIVTLLVAITSWAVMYVDADLTVEKQLELLNRNLVQMQEMFEAKVTRLQTKVNRLEALENKVRQQESLISALQRERTFRAAAGGNVTLRQATSKIPRSCADLKNLGHVSSGLFSVMGTKSVEMVFCDFCKQSTDLGFQTWIGIEEVKSAPTYFMVQLVRNFRERNVPIPFEVEPVNIGRAMNLQTGKFTAPRPGTYFFSFTGWVYFPPVPLKDDFNVFLNLNGNSIARGHVNEMTNNKQVFGELMETFTMQATLSLKAGDQIWLMVAYSSAGLVLCGSNVTHFTGFMLQEDISQSVKLSI; encoded by the exons ATGGCTCGTCTGTCCATCGTAACGCTTTTAGTAGCGATAACAAGTTGGGCAGTGATGTACGTCGACGCTGACTTAACTGTTGAAAAACAACTGGAACTACTAAACAGAAATTTA GTCCAAATGCAAGAAATGTTTGAAGCCAAAGTGACTCGACTGCAAACGAAAGTAAATCGACTGGAAGCTCTCGAGAATAAAGTTAGGCAACAAGAGTCACTCATAAGCGCATTGCAGAGAGAGAGGACATTCAGAGCAGCTGCCGGAGGCAATGTAACTCTTAGACAAGCAACATCTAAAATCCCACGATCCTGTGCGGATCTGAAAAACCTGGGGCACGTCTCTAGCGGATTGTTTTCCGTCATGGGAACCAAATCTGTCGAGATGGTTTTCTGCGACTTTTGTAAACAGTCAACTGACCTGG GTTTCCAGACGTGGATCGGAATCGAAGAAGTCAAATCAGCACCCACATATTTTATGGTTCAGTTGGTTCGAAATTTCAGAGAGCGAAATGTTCCGATTCCGTTCGAAGTTGAGCCAGTCAACATCGGAAGAGCCATGAATTTGCAGACAGGAAAATTCACCGCACCGCGACCGGGAAcctatttcttctctttcaccGGATGGGTTTATTTCCCACCAGTTCCGCTGAAAGACGACTTCAACGTATTCCTTAACTTGAACGGCAACAGCATCGCCAGAGGTCACGTGAACGAGATGACCAACAACAAGCAAGTTTTCGGGGAACTAATGGAAACGTTCACCATGCAAGCGACGCTCAGTCTCAAAGCGGGAGACCAAATTTGGTTAATGGTTGCCTATTCGTCAGCCGGCCTAGTTCTGTGTGGTAGCAATGTCACTCATTTCACCGGTTTTATGCTACAAGAGGACATTTCCCAATCCGTCAAATTGTCGATTTGA
- the LOC124338317 gene encoding uncharacterized protein LOC124338317, protein MAAHFSLIFLSLSALVCCSTGAIAGLSLEEQLRQLNDNYMEMKELLATKDRRLEALEADAIEQKSVIAALQQSVSGTQVAAANRQGTSTVPRSCADLKCKGETISGLYSIMGAKAVEMVYCDFSKATNDAGFQKWLGYVDVKSVPTYFYVQKNSSFTTQYVPIPFEVERVNIGGAMNLTSGIFTAPRPGTYFFAFTGDVRFLGPSTNILALIVELQLNGKRVGSSRVTESNTAGNVHSELTMQSTLNLIAGDKISLQITFMTAGGVSFLYDNPNADQRFNHFTGWLLEENLAGLL, encoded by the exons ATGGCTGCTCACTTCTCGCTAATCTTTTTAAGTTTGTCGGCTTTGGTGTGCTGTTCCACTGGCGCCATCGCTGGCCTTTCGTTAGAAGAGCAACTGCGGCAACTAAACGACAATTAC ATGGAAATGAAAGAACTTTTGGCCACAAAGGACAGGCGATTGGAGGCATTGGAAGCTGACGCCATCGAGCAGAAATCTGTTATAGCTGCCTTGCAACAGAGCGTGAGCGGCACGCAAGTCGCCGCTGCAAACAGACAGGGAACCTCGACAGTCCCACGATCCTGCGCCGATCTCAAGTGCAAGGGAGAGACTATCAGCGGACTGTATTCCATCATGGGAGCCAAAGCTGTCGAGATGGTCTACTGCGACTTTTCTAAAGCAACTAACGATGCGG GATTCCAAAAGTGGCTGGGATACGTTGACGTCAAATCGGTTCCAACttatttctacgtccagaaAAACAGTTCCTTCACTACTCAATACGTTCCAATTCCGTTTGAAGTCGAAAGGGTCAACATCGGAGGAGCCATGAACTTGACATCGGGGATATTCACGGCCCCAAGGCCGGGAACTTACTTTTTCGCTTTCACCGGAGACGTCCGTTTCTTGGGTCCGTCCACCAACATTTTGGCTCTCATCGTGGAACTTCAACTGAACGGTAAACGAGTTGGATCCAGTCGGGTTACAGAGAGCAACACTGCCGGCAATGTCCACAGCGAGTTGACCATGCAGTCAACCCTGAATTTGATAGCTGGTGATAAAATTTCCCTCCAGATTACCTTCATGACCGCTGGaggagtttcttttctttatgacAATCCAAATGCTGACCAGCGCTTCAATCACTTTACTGGTTGGCTGTTGGAAGAAAATCTGGCTGGCTTACTGTAA